The sequence below is a genomic window from Microcebus murinus isolate Inina chromosome 4, M.murinus_Inina_mat1.0, whole genome shotgun sequence.
GCAGGTTGTAGGGAATGACACCTATTATTTCCCTAGTCATAGGGCTTTGATCATCATGGTAGCTGGTGTCTATTAGGTTAGGATTACGCTTTTAAAAGCAATTACATTTTTGCAACAACCTGCCACACATAGTTTTAAATTAACAGATTAAAGGAAAACCAATAAAATGAAGCATTTCaaatccttaaaagaaaaaaagggcagaTTGATTCTGTGGCAATCAAATAATCATAGATAATAGCTGTTCTTAAATTTGAGAGCCCTCTTTGCACAACATTTTATCTGGACTAATTGCTTAAATAGGGGGAATTGTTGAGACTATTAAGAAGAAATTCCTCCCATCCCACATTTGAGTGCTTACTTTGAACCTTGTGATACCAGGTATGGTTACAAAAATGAATAGGAGGTAGTTTCTGCCTTCAGGGAGCTGTCAGTCTAATTGGGAGAGGTAGATACAACCAGATTATGTTAAAAGCTGTTAAATACTAACAATATAATGAATGTGCAAATTTAGTACTGTTGGAGTCCTGGGGTATGTGGCTGACTAGTTAACCTAGAAAAATATGGGGAACCTTAACAGAATTGGTCTTATATGCCATTTGTCTTATAGCTTTGATAGTTAGTGCTAGATTAATCAAAGGTGGCATGAGAATGGCTTCTGTTCAATTATAAGAGATTTGGGAATTAAAAGATAGAGGCTGGCCGgcgcctcatgcctgtaatcctagcactctgggaggctgtggggggcggattgcttgaggtcaggagttcgaaagcagcctaagcaagagcgagactccgtctctactgtaagtataaagaaattaattggccaactaatatatatagaaaaaattagccgggcatggtggtgcatgcctgtagtcccagctactcgggaggctgaagcagagggattgcttgagcccgggagtttgaggttgctgtgagctaggctgacgccacggcactcactctagcctggacaacaaagtgagactctgtctcaaaaaaaaaaaaaaaaaaaaaaagatagaggcTGAACTCTTTTCACAGATTCAGCATTCAGAAGATACCAGTGgtggaatttttgtttgtttgttttgagacaaagtcttattCTGTctccttggctagagtgcagtgatgtcatcatagctcaccgcaacctcaaacttctggcctctagccatcctcctgcctcagcctcccaaatggctgggactataggcgcacaccaccacatgcagctaatgtttctatttttaatagagacaggatcttacacttggtcagactggtctcaaactcctggcctcaggtgatcctcctatgttagccttccaaagtggcctaagccatcacacctggcctattttttgtttaaagaaaactaGCATTTTATTTAGGGTTGGATTTTAGAACCTGgaaatttttaatatgatatGGTTTCTGGATTAAGCAACAAATACTAATATGAAAGCTAACCAACCATTCTAATTGTTGGAATTTAAGTTATTTATAGTTTAGGTAAATACTAAGAGTTAGGTCTTGAAACAGTAGTAGGAGAAGGACTTTGAAAGAGGTGTGTATGTTCTCAATAAAAACAGTGTAAGAGTCCCTCCTAGGTTCTTAACAGTGGCAGGGTAGGAAAGAGGCATTTAAATATGAACAATACAAATTTGGTGTGGTAGGACTGGAGGAATTTGTGGACATTTAAATGGTTTCAGTCGTTAGGAAATCAACTTGGTAAAGTCTTGGAGAAATAGCAGTAAATTGGGTGacctagaaacaaacaaaaaaactacaacattgtatatatttatggcacAGTCACTTAGAAATTTAAGATGCAGAGCTTTGTTTTGGTCTGGAGACCTGACTCAAGAACACTGGAATCATGAATGAGACAGCCACATTCAAAGGCCAGCATTCTAATCAGTTCTTAGTTTAGGCCTTGGAAATCAAGTGCTTCTGTTCTAACATCTGAAAGGAAACTTCACCTGTCATTGTATACATTGAAGAGTACTTACCTGTGATCAATAGTCCTTTGTTAttttatggacatttaaaaactgttttgttaactatgcttaaaaattattaaaactgggttgggtgtggtggctcacccctataatcctagcactctgggagtcctaggcaggaggatcgcttggggtcaggagttcaagaccagcctgagcaagagtgagaccctgtctctactacaaatagaaaaattagccaggcgtgtggcgcacacctgtagtcccagctacttgggaggctgaggcaggagaatcgcttgagcccaggagtttgaggttgctgtgagctaggttgacacgaTAAccctctagcccaggtgacagagtgagactccatctacaaaaaaaaaattaaaacttgatCTTGCTTTGGGAGCTTTACCCGTTAAGTTCCTCTGAGAATTCTCATGATTTCTCCAAGAAATGAGTGACATTGTCAGTTCCTCAGTTAAAACTTGTAATGTCCCAATCAGAATGCTTACTTTAGTTTTACATCTAATGGAATGGGTGGCCATGGCAAGAGAGGACTGGGAAACTCTGGTAAATCAaattgaaataatgaaagaagtagaatttttttcctctactttttttaGAAGGTAattgagatcttttttttttttttttttgagacagagtctcactttgttgctcaggctagagtgagtgccgtggcgtcagcctagctcacagcaacctcaaactcctgggctcaagtgatcctcctgcctcagcttcatgagtagctgggactacaggcatgcaccaccatgtccagctaattttgtgtgtgtatatatatatattttagttggtcaattaatttctttctatttttagtagaggcagggtctcgctcaggctggtttcgaactcctgacctcaagcaatctgcctgcctcggcctcccagagtgttaggattacaggtgtgagccaccacgcccagatgCCCGGCCTAattgagatcttttttttttttttttttttttttgagacaagagtctcactttgttgcccaggctagagtgagtgccgtggtgtcagcctagctcacagcagcctcaaactcctgggctcaagcaatcctcctgcctcagcctcccaagtagctgggactacaggcgtgtgccaccatgcccggctaattttttctatatatattagttggccaattaatttctttctatttattgtagagacgggatctcgctcttgctcaggatggtttcgaactcctgacctctagtgatccgcctgcctcggcctcccagagtgctaggattacagacatgagccaccacgcccggcctaattgagatctttaaagaaaataaactcccTCTGGAAAGCAGCATGAATATATAATAgaggttttattttatcttatgcaGCTCAAAGAAAATGAACGGCACCCTGGACCACCCAGACCAACCAGATCTGGATGCCATCAAGATGTTTGTGGGCCAGGTTCCGAGAACCTGGTCTGAAAAGGACTTGCGGGAACTCTTCGAACAGTATGGTGCTGTCTACGAAATCAACGTCCTAAGGGATAGGAGCCAGAACCCTCCTCAGAGCAAAGGTCAGGACTTTggttttttatatgtaattttagcCGTGTGTATTCTGTCACTCATAGCCAGAATTTTCCTAAGTCATAGGGGGAAATGTCTGTCTTTTTATAGTAGCTGTATCTTCTAATACAGACATATCtaatgacataaaaatgaaaagttaaggtGACGACATGAGGATAATTTGTAAATTGGATCTTGGGCAGTCCTTTGTGATAGCTTTAAATTCAGTAGACCATACCCATGTGAATGTCACATTTGGTCTTGggaatggaatgaaataaataaaatggaagtaaACCAGCCACCTAAGGTTTTCTTCAGTGCTTTGACTAGGGTAAACTAAAAGAGAAAGATCTGCATACCCTGGATTTTTTGTTAGTATTACAGAGACCTTTCAGGAAGGACTTGTTTAGGCAACTTATTTGTTGTAGCCTACTAAATGAACAGGAGAAGAAAGACTGAGCTACTTCCAGAAATATCTATTTCACAAGACTGGCTGTAGATAGGTGTTAGCTTCGCCACATCTACACACAGACATGTTCTTGTTTTCCAGTTGaccaatttcaaaataattttctgtagagGGTGTTCTACAatacaaatgtgaaaaacataattataaatttgcGAACAGGTTAATAGCAAAGTATCTAGAAGgagacaaattattttctttttgtggcataaataacttaaaatataaagtatcatAGTTTCTGAAAATGACTAGCAAAATAACACTCAGTAATTTAAAATCCTAACTCCAGCATGATTTTGGAAGAAATCTATTTTGTATCTCTTGGGAATATGGGTGCTTCAGAACATTGAAGCCCAGGATTTAGAAGATATACTTCCTTCCTCCTATTCCACATAAAGATATAATGCACAAAATCTGCAGATCTGAGGCAACACTATGTGTTgttagaagttttatatttatatttatatttgatgagAACCAAGAGTCCAAAAAAAGATGTTAAGAGGTTCTTgctcttaaataattttataatttaataagtgATAATTATGTTTGAAGCAAGTGGTAGAACTTGGCTATGCTGTAGGGAGTGGTTTGTTATAGAGAGCACAAAAAGAAAGAGTTCCTGGTAGACTACAAGCTTCAAGAGTACAGAGCCCTATCTGTCTTGTTTACAGCTAAGACTTCTTACCTAGCACACTACGTGGCGCTCCAAGTGGGTGGAGTGAATGGAATGGCACATGACCGCTGTAAGGGAAGTCATCTTTTCCTGAGATTTATATGAGCAGCTAAAGAGGACTTTTAATATAACTAGGAgaataaagtaataaagaaaatacatattcatcCTCTTCCCTCATGACGGTTTTAATAAACCCAGCCCTTTAAGTTCCAACATGGCCATGGAGGAAGGAGTGCTCTTGGAATTGTCTGTTTTCAAAGTTTGGTTTTGTGAAATCTGTTTATTGCAGGGTGCTGTTTTGTTACATTTTACACCCGTAAAGCTGCATTAGAAGCGCAGAATGCTCTTCACAACATGAAGGTCCTCCCAGGGGTAAGAAAGCTCCTATTAGTAAATGGGACTGTGGTAGTTTTGATGCATGGGATATACTTATTCATATTAGATGCACACTGAAAGCCATTTTAGGAAAAAGGTAACTGTAAGAAGGAATTGATGTAAAAGGgagcatttcaaaaaaagataggCTGAAAGTTTTCTCTAAGCCAGGTGTCTTGgatattttgacttctttttattttatttatttatttattatttatttattttgagacagagtctcactctgttgcccaggctagagtgccaacgcgtcagcccagctcacagcaacctcaaactcctgggctcaagccatccttctgcctcagccttccgagtagcttggactccaggcatgtgctaccacatgTGGCTAATTTGTATTTTGACTTCTTGACTCCCATTCTATCTATTACATTTTGTGGGTAAAGATCATGAGGCAGACATGAGTTTAGAGAGAactctggccaggcgtggtggctcatggctgtaatcctggcactctgggaggcctaggcgggcggatcactcgaggtcaggagtacgaaaccagctggaacaagagtaagaccccatctgtactaaaaaatagaaagaaattaattgatcaactaaaaatgtgtacaaaaaattagctgagcatgatggcgtatgcctgtagtcccagttactcgggaggctgaggcagaaggattgcttgagcccaggaatttgaggttgctgtgagtgaggctgacactatggcactctagcccgggcaacagagtgagactctgtctcagaaaaaaaaagagaactcttaaggctctggttttgatatttgttttagagtcctcatttaaatttttgagtGCCATCAACATATACAGTGATAATACTcatgtgttttcctttgtagatGCATCATCCTATACAGATGAAACCTGCTGACAGTGAGAAGAACAATGGTAAGCAAGCATGTGAACTCTTCTCCTTATAAGATTTCTTCCTAGTTTGCTGTCTAGATTGAATTGTGCTCTAAGTAATCTCTCCTTTAAATTgtctcagtttttttaaaaatgagtatcaTAAATGGGGAAAATAGAATTGACAGGGAAACATTACAAGAACATTTTAGAAAGAGCTGAGGGGAAAAATGAACAAGTTAGAAAAGAGAACTTAGtattcaagaaaacagaaaaggaaaatagttacATTCACTAAAAGGTGTGTTCTTTTCCTGTTGTCATATCAAATAAGTGTGAaaacctcttcctctttcttctttggaaGTATTGCTAGTAAGAGCAAATAATACTAAGTACTAAGCAAGATGCTAAGCACTTTTCATTTAATACCTACTGCTAGCCTTTGAAGCAAACCTAGTTATCCCTATTaattagatgaggaaacaggcacagaatGCTTAAGTAACTTTCACAAGATCACAAAACTACCATATTTCATCTAAATGCttccaattataatttttaagataccGTTGGTTGTAAGAGGAGATGCAAAATTATGGGGGAAAAATGTGTGTCTTGGAATCCATGATATACAATATGAAGGCACAGAGCCATGATTCAAACTCAGGCGGTCTGGCTCCCAAGTCTGTGCTACCCTGACTCTTCTAGTAGGAATGTTCAAGCCTTTTGTGTTTTACTCTCTTAGCAGTGGAAGACAGGAAGCTGTTTATTGGTATGATTTCCAAGAAGTGCACTGAAAATGACATCCGAGTCATGTTCTCTTCATTTGGACAGATTGAAGAGTGCCGGATATTGCGGGGACCTGATGGCCTGAGCCGAGGTAGagacaatttaaattttaaggatACTTGCTTTAAATTTGgaatctctttcatttttgaccAGTGATCCCTAGCCAACATGGCCTTGTCACATTGGAAAGATTGGGCCTATTCCTCCCTGCTGTATATGTAGGGTCCCGTTTCAGTGACTCCTACCAGttgattccttttttattctctcaACTGCTCTACTTAGTCTACATTCTGCACATCAGTGTTGTgcattaaaattttcactttttgtgCTTGGAGAAGTTCTTGATGGCAAAATGGAAACACTTCTTTCtcctagtttattttcttttcaagagGAACTAGAGGGCCAGTTGCtctggctcactcctgtaatcctagcactttgggagtctgaggcaggagaattgctttagcccaggagtttgaggttacagtaagataatcataccactgcactccagcctgggtgacagatttAAACactgcctctttaaaaaaaaaaaaaaaaaaaagaggaactaGAGGATAtgattcttcttttctccttcaagcactttctttcttttctgtaggtCTTTGGTTTTTCATTATAGCACTTATCACTCTATTGTAACATCTGTCTCTTCTACCAGCTCATGAACTCCTGAAAATAGGGACACTGTCTGGTCTGGTATGGTagtcagcacatagtaggtactcagtataTCTGTCAgataaataagtgaatggatgAGTTATTGATTCTTCTCTTACCAGGTTGTGCATTTGTGACTTTTACAACAAGAGCCATGGCACAGACGGCTATCAAGGCAATGCACCAAGCACAGACCATGGAGGTAGGGAGTAGATAGATGAAATGGGGAAATTCCTTAGCTTCAGAATATTAGGACAATTGGCCATCAAAGTCCAGCAGTATGTATAGCATCTAATtgtccagaaatttaaaaagccagtCTCTCTTAAAGTTAAAACccaatgctttcttttaaaataacataaagaaaatagtTACTCTTTTATTAAGAAATTGTCCCTTGTCACTCATGTCATTTGGCAATGAGTGAAATTAGATTGCAGCCTGCATGTCACCAAAAAGGAGGATATTTCCTTCACCCAGAAGAGGGAATTTGACCCTTTGGTTTTGGTGTTTTCATAGGGTTGCTCATCACCCATGGTTGTAAAATTTGCTGATACACAGAAGGACAAAGAACAGAAGAGAATGGCCCAGCAGCTCCAGCAACAGATGCAGCAAATCAGCGCAGCATCTGTGTGGGGAAACCTTGCTGGTCTAAATACTCTTGGACCCCAGTATTTAGCAGTGAGTCTTTGTGGTTTGCTTTCTGCAAATTGTGCAAGCTCCCAGCCTGTTTCTTCTTCTGCTGTCCCTAGCTAACAGATACAGTGGCATTTACAACTTGTGGCATAcagaaattttacataaatattcatacaaTGCTATGTTCTTTAAGTCATGTTAgtatgtatctctctctctctctctctgtatatatatatatatatcctgaggCCATTGCTATGATTTAAGTGAAATTctagtatttccttcttttggatataaaGGGCAGTGTTAAATCCTGTTGAGTCTTTCCTAAAGAATatgataaatgtttctttcagtgGACTGAGAGATCAAGAGATTAACATGgacattattaaattataattacagGTATATATTCCATTTCACTACATTGTTAATAGTCTTCCTTTAATTTGGTCTCTCTATTGTTGCGTGTGAGCCATAATAGTCCAAAAGGTCTAGGTCCAGTTTGCTATTTAGATTTACTAAGACTGCAGTATGTTACAGGGGATTATTTTACTGCTTTAACCCTTGAAACAACTACAGCCAGCACAAGACACTTGAAACCATTTCGTCTGTGAGTCAAAAAGAAAAGGTCACCTCTGAAGCTATAAAATGGTAAAACCATTAGATTTATATGGATAGTTGAGAAATATCCACATGGTAATGAACAGTATAGTTATTCACTTGTCAACTTTTCAAGTATTATTCTGTATGGAAACACCAGAAAGGCAGTGGTTTCTGTCACCTAGTACTAAATTTTGGTTAATTTGATCTCCCCtggttttcatatttctaaaatctTAGGAAAAATTCCAGTGTATCTTAGCTAgaatttctctgaaataaaaaaaaaaaaagagggtggttatattttaacaaattaaattgTTTCTTAGTGCTGAAAATTGCTTGTAAGTTCAGAAAATTGAGAGATTTTAGTCTTCTTCCAAAATGATAATGCTTTGAAAATGATCTCCATGATATGCATTTGCTTTTCTTAGAGAGTTTAGGAGCCTCTTTTTAGGGAAGAATCGCCTTTTTGTAGTCATTGCCACAACCAGCAAGTGCGTGATGGTATGTGTTGAGAGCTGTGGTCTCTTCATTTCAGTAAGACATGATCCCTGCCACAAGAGCTGTTCTCATTTAGGGAGGAAATGAAGGTGCCAAGTATAGTAAGCATAGTTCACCAGTTAAGACTGAATACATTGCCCAAGGTGTTTAAGATAAAAAGGAAGACACGTTTTATAAAAGGTATTTGgggagatattttattatttaaaaaatatttttaaaatattttattatttttttaaaatgacacagGTGCTAATGGATTGTGTTAAGTGATAGGACATCATCATTAATAATGAGGTTCTTTCTAGAATACGTGAACTTGAACCAACTGAGAATGCTACTGGACTAGAACAATGGTTCTTAATCTTTATGAGGGGTAAACCCCTTTGAGCAGTAgtaaaaaagtgtgtgtgtgtacatttgttTCCATTCTGTTTCTGGAGATTTGTGGACCTCCTTAAACCCAACCATGAACTGTAGCCTAGAAGAATTCATGACAAAGGAACCAGGTCACAGGTTTATAAGAATGAGAAGCAGGTTGTATAAAGTATCCAGTATAAGAATACCAATTTTCCATTAGGAACAGTAATTGGGTTTGAATGGAGCAAAGGTTTCCAGCAGATTGGTTAGATGAAGGTTGTGGTTTGCTGTGATACAGAGTAATGTCACAGAATTCCATAAGCTTACAAAAAGCCTTCTTATTTGTTATGAGACAACCATTGAAGGAGAACATACACTGAACCTGTTATAGACTGATCCATCAATTATTTTGTCATCTGCAACAATGAAGACCAGTTTTGGAGGGGAGGAGATAAATAGAGTTGGATAAATGTGTAGCATGGGAGCAATTGATTAGTCATGGGGTCCATTGTGACTGTAAAAGGCTGACTCCAGGAAATACCATGAAATGGTCAGATTTgatgtttaaaatagttttgtgAAGTAGAAATTGAGTATCCAGATGGAAACAATCTACAGAATAAGATGTGTGCATCTACCTTAGGAGAACTTGGGAGAGGGGAACTAGAAATGGTGGTCATCCATACAGAGACATGGATCACAGTTGCCTGTACAGCTGCCTGAGTTTAGCTTATTACCCTGCTCTACTTCTTTCTGCTACTGTGCTGTATTCTGCTGCCCAGGAACTTGAGCATGGCTCAGTACTCAGTGAACATTCTATCTTCTGGGCCAGGGCTTTAGCTATGTTGTATTGTTCTGTGCTGTCATGAGCCTCATGTTTCTGTTGTGTTGGCTTGGGTTCTTGTCTTCGACTTTCTTCTCTCTGGGGGCCTCTGCACTCTCGCTTTGCTGTGCTGTAGAGTTATCCCAGATGCAGAACCAGCCCTCACTCTCACTCTTGTTCTGTTTTTTGGTGTAATGTCTAGCTTTATTTGCAGCTCCTTCAGCAGACTGCCTCCTCTGGGAACCTCAACACCTTGAGCAGCCTCCACCCAATGGGAGGTAAGTGTTACACTGCTGCAGAGGAGCAGCAGCACCCAGGCCAACAGACCCACCTCACAACAGTCTAAGAATTTTGTGCTGtttgtataaaaaaaattttttccgcTCATTATGTTAACCTAAGCTAAGATGAACATCTTAAGACTCAACTGCTTTGTCTCTATAAGGCGCCTCTGTTGCTAGTTGATGCCACATTGCTCTGAGGTTGTCTGCCGCCCCTCATCATTTTAGGTTACTGttgggaaagaaaatagaaaagagctTTTAGCACCTGTAGGCTGTCTGAGGCCATTCTGATAAGGAGAAAATTGCAGGAAATCTTTATTTCCACAATAAAGTGACTCTGTATAGAAACGCTATGAGTCCAAGCAGTTAGTTTACTTGTGTGTCTTATACTTGTTGTTTCTTAGAAGGATTGTTCTTGCTGTTAACATACACAGAAAACTTAATGACAAATACATCCTAGTTTATAACAAAATGGGATTCCACAGACAAACCCAAGCCAGAGGCCAGCAGAAATTCGTGGGGAATAGGGAGTGGGGCAATTCCAAAGCTGTCTGTTGCCTACACCCTCTGCAGTGGGTTATGGCTAGGCAAGAACGTTTGAGGAAGGGGTAGTTTTCAGTGAATTACATTTTGCAGGTAAAAAATTTTTGATAGTTGTTCAGTTCTAGGGAATTATAGTTGGCTATGTTTATAGAAAGTTGTTAGATTGtactctatatttttattctcacctGCTCTTTCCACTTTCCCCTTACCCCCACCCCATCTACCTTTCCGTCATCTAGTAAATGTTTTGCAACATCTACAGCATCGTTCAGATATCTTACTCTTCTTTTAACTGTGTTGCCTATGTTCTACTTGGAAGTCTTTCCTttagtgatttttcttctctttttccaatGATTAATCTGCTATTCAAGTGatgatgttttctttattctttctcctgTTGCTGTTCTCATATGTATTCTCATCTGTCATTCTCCTGGGCCTTCTGCATCTCAGCTACATTTTCTGCTTGTTTACCTCTATTATAGAGAGCAAATCCCCTATAAAGTGTAAGTGAGGAACTTGGATGTAATCCTGTTCTTTACCAGAGGTTTTGGCATTGTTCTCTTGGGTTCCTGGCCCCATAGTAGGCAACAGGTATGCCCCTCTTTCCTGGTTTCCTAATTGTCCATTCCTTTATTACTACTCATTTGGGATGGTGTGCTATTGGATTAG
It includes:
- the CELF1 gene encoding CUGBP Elav-like family member 1 isoform X1; this translates as MAAFKLDFLPEMMVDHCSLNSSPVSKKMNGTLDHPDQPDLDAIKMFVGQVPRTWSEKDLRELFEQYGAVYEINVLRDRSQNPPQSKGCCFVTFYTRKAALEAQNALHNMKVLPGMHHPIQMKPADSEKNNAVEDRKLFIGMISKKCTENDIRVMFSSFGQIEECRILRGPDGLSRGCAFVTFTTRAMAQTAIKAMHQAQTMEGCSSPMVVKFADTQKDKEQKRMAQQLQQQMQQISAASVWGNLAGLNTLGPQYLALYLQLLQQTASSGNLNTLSSLHPMGGLNAMQLQNLAALAAAASAAQNTPSGTNALTTSSSPLSVLTSSAGSSPSSSSSNSVNPIASLGALQTLAGATAGLNVGSLAGMAALNGGLGSSGLSNGTGSTMEALTQAYSGIQQYAAAALPTLYNQNLLTQQSIGAAGSQKEGPEGANLFIYHLPQEFGDQDLLQMFMPFGNVVSAKVFIDKQTNLSKCFGFVSYDNPVSAQAAIQSMNGFQIGMKRLKVQLKRSKNDSKPY
- the CELF1 gene encoding CUGBP Elav-like family member 1 isoform X2 is translated as MAAFKLDFLPEMMVDHCSLNSSPVSKKMNGTLDHPDQPDLDAIKMFVGQVPRTWSEKDLRELFEQYGAVYEINVLRDRSQNPPQSKGCCFVTFYTRKAALEAQNALHNMKVLPGMHHPIQMKPADSEKNNAVEDRKLFIGMISKKCTENDIRVMFSSFGQIEECRILRGPDGLSRGCAFVTFTTRAMAQTAIKAMHQAQTMEGCSSPMVVKFADTQKDKEQKRMAQQLQQQMQQISAASVWGNLAGLNTLGPQYLALYLQLLQQTASSGNLNTLSSLHPMGGLNAMQLQNLAALAAAASAAQNTPSGTNALTTSSSPLSVLTSSGSSPSSSSSNSVNPIASLGALQTLAGATAGLNVGSLAGMAALNGGLGSSGLSNGTGSTMEALTQAYSGIQQYAAAALPTLYNQNLLTQQSIGAAGSQKEGPEGANLFIYHLPQEFGDQDLLQMFMPFGNVVSAKVFIDKQTNLSKCFGFVSYDNPVSAQAAIQSMNGFQIGMKRLKVQLKRSKNDSKPY
- the CELF1 gene encoding CUGBP Elav-like family member 1 isoform X6 yields the protein MNGTLDHPDQPDLDAIKMFVGQVPRTWSEKDLRELFEQYGAVYEINVLRDRSQNPPQSKGCCFVTFYTRKAALEAQNALHNMKVLPGMHHPIQMKPADSEKNNAVEDRKLFIGMISKKCTENDIRVMFSSFGQIEECRILRGPDGLSRGCAFVTFTTRAMAQTAIKAMHQAQTMEGCSSPMVVKFADTQKDKEQKRMAQQLQQQMQQISAASVWGNLAGLNTLGPQYLALYLQLLQQTASSGNLNTLSSLHPMGGLNAMQLQNLAALAAAASAAQNTPSGTNALTTSSSPLSVLTSSGSSPSSSSSNSVNPIASLGALQTLAGATAGLNVGSLAGMAALNGGLGSSGLSNGTGSTMEALTQAYSGIQQYAAAALPTLYNQNLLTQQSIGAAGSQKEGPEGANLFIYHLPQEFGDQDLLQMFMPFGNVVSAKVFIDKQTNLSKCFGFVSYDNPVSAQAAIQSMNGFQIGMKRLKVQLKRSKNDSKPY
- the CELF1 gene encoding CUGBP Elav-like family member 1 isoform X5, which translates into the protein MNGTLDHPDQPDLDAIKMFVGQVPRTWSEKDLRELFEQYGAVYEINVLRDRSQNPPQSKGCCFVTFYTRKAALEAQNALHNMKVLPGMHHPIQMKPADSEKNNAVEDRKLFIGMISKKCTENDIRVMFSSFGQIEECRILRGPDGLSRGCAFVTFTTRAMAQTAIKAMHQAQTMEGCSSPMVVKFADTQKDKEQKRMAQQLQQQMQQISAASVWGNLAGLNTLGPQYLALYLQLLQQTASSGNLNTLSSLHPMGGLNAMQLQNLAALAAAASAAQNTPSGTNALTTSSSPLSVLTSSAGSSPSSSSSNSVNPIASLGALQTLAGATAGLNVGSLAGMAALNGGLGSSGLSNGTGSTMEALTQAYSGIQQYAAAALPTLYNQNLLTQQSIGAAGSQKEGPEGANLFIYHLPQEFGDQDLLQMFMPFGNVVSAKVFIDKQTNLSKCFGFVSYDNPVSAQAAIQSMNGFQIGMKRLKVQLKRSKNDSKPY
- the CELF1 gene encoding CUGBP Elav-like family member 1 isoform X7; amino-acid sequence: MNGTLDHPDQPDLDAIKMFVGQVPRTWSEKDLRELFEQYGAVYEINVLRDRSQNPPQSKGCCFVTFYTRKAALEAQNALHNMKVLPGMHHPIQMKPADSEKNNAVEDRKLFIGMISKKCTENDIRVMFSSFGQIEECRILRGPDGLSRGCAFVTFTTRAMAQTAIKAMHQAQTMEGCSSPMVVKFADTQKDKEQKRMAQQLQQQMQQISAASVWGNLAGLNTLGPQYLALLQQTASSGNLNTLSSLHPMGGLNAMQLQNLAALAAAASAAQNTPSGTNALTTSSSPLSVLTSSAGSSPSSSSSNSVNPIASLGALQTLAGATAGLNVGSLAGMAALNGGLGSSGLSNGTGSTMEALTQAYSGIQQYAAAALPTLYNQNLLTQQSIGAAGSQKEGPEGANLFIYHLPQEFGDQDLLQMFMPFGNVVSAKVFIDKQTNLSKCFGFVSYDNPVSAQAAIQSMNGFQIGMKRLKVQLKRSKNDSKPY